TGACTCTGATGGAGTGGAGTTGTCCTTTGTTGTTACCACGTTCATGGATTGGGGAACCATATGAGAATCTTCATGTTCAGAAAGCTCCACTGCTTTCACATCAGCATTAAACCTGACACGTTTTCTTGGTTTTCAATCGACATGCTCCTCCTTTCTCTTCAGTATAGGCTTCACACTGATGTCCCGAGCTTTCATTGCTTGCATCTCAACAGTAGGGCACTCCTTAGTTCGAGTTGTAGAATGAGGAGCACCTTTAGCTGAACCATTCTGTTCTCTGAGTCTTCCAGACGTTGCACCAAGATCTGCCTGAGGATACTTAGAGAAACCACAAATCTCGTCAACGGCATCATCAAGGAGATCACGCACTATGGTGATGCTCATGTTAATGCTGACATC
The Brachypodium distachyon strain Bd21 chromosome 2, Brachypodium_distachyon_v3.0, whole genome shotgun sequence genome window above contains:
- the LOC100842327 gene encoding uncharacterized protein LOC100842327 is translated as MPMERRERSGALFPPPSPFLAAPASSLFPFPRLMLLEIQLGHRRPSEEEDRSDRVAFGKEYAAERVYVSEIMDVSINMSITIVRDLLDDAVDEICGFSKYPQADLGATSGRLREQNGSAKGAPHSTTRTKECPTVEMQAMKARDISVKPILKRKEEHVD